The Pyrus communis chromosome 5, drPyrComm1.1, whole genome shotgun sequence region AAATTGAAGAATCATAAATAAGGGATCCCCTTCACCAAATCCTACCCATCAACTAATCTGaagcattgaaatttgatccaacagctaaaaacatgagtccattttaaaagttataataactttagccgttagatcaaattttaagggtccAGATCGATTGATGGGAATGATTTGGTAGAAGAGATCAGGAGATGATCCCCTTCCAAAAATAAGCATGCCATATTATGTGAAATCATAAAAATATTGGATTGAGGTTTGAAATTTCCTCTTTCAAATGGACCCCAATTTTCCACTTCCCTAGTcgaacaaaatttgtttttgccGTAACTTGTGGAAAAGGGATAGAATATGTTAACCATTCAGAACTTGTGGAAAAGGGATATAATGTGTTAACCATTCAagttattctttaattaaaagttattctttaattaaagtGGAATGGGAATGAGTCTGTTAACCATTCAagttattctttaattaaagtGTAAAGACGAGCGGGGACGAGCCATCGTTCACTACGCAAAACCCTATTCTCGTTTACAAGTTTCTACTTTAATTCACTTCACTTGCATGTGTTTTGCTTGTCCTGAATACAAGAAATGGCGGAAGGAGTTCTCTTCAACATTGCAGAACGGATCATTGTAAGGCTTGGAAACTGTGCTTTCCAAAAGATTGGATCGATTTGGGGTGTCCAAGATGAGCTCAACAAGCTCAAGGAGACCGTTGCTGGATTCCAAGATGTTCTCCTTGATGCTGAGCAAAAGCAAGCCAACAACAATGAAGTCAAGTGGTGGCTCCAAAGCGTAGAAGATGCAGTTTATGAAGCCGATGACGTGCTAGATGAGTTTAATACTGAAGTTCAGAGGAGACAAGTGATGCGTGACAATACTAAGCTGTCAAAGGTatgcctcttttttttttagctcaaaTCAACCTGCTTTATGGTGAAAGATGAATCATTAGATCAAAGATATTAACAAGAGGATTCTAAAGGTTGCACCTCGTAGAACAATTTTAAAGTCACGTAAGCCTATTGATAATCACCTATTAGGAGTATAATAGGTCTCTGAATAACTCATATTTAACTGCAACAAGTCTCCtacattattgttttgaatGTTTCGTATAACTTACCGTTACAAAACTCTATTAACTTATTAATACAGTTCTATCGAAATAATGATTGTTCCTACTCAAACTCTTACAGGTGCGCCTTTTCTTTTCTAGCTCAAATCAACTTGTTTTTGGGTTAGAGATGAGTCATAAGATAAAAGATATTAACAAGAGGCTTAGTGAGGTTGCATCCCGTAGACCCAGTGACTTAAACAATAATCGTGAAGATACAAGATTTATATTGAGAGAGAGGGTCGCTCACTCATTTGTCCCTAAGGAAAATATTATAGGGAGAGATGAAGATAAAAAGGCAATTATCCAACTTTTGTTGGATCCCATCTCAACTAAGAATATGTCCACCATTTCCATTGTTGGATTTGGAGGATTGGGGAAAACTGCACTTGCCCAACTCATATTCAACGATGAGgtgattcaaaatcattttgAGTTGAAATTATGGATATGTGTCTCTAATGTATTTGAGTTGGATATACTGGCTAAGAAAATCCTAAAATTTGACCCGCTTGATAAGCATCAGCTTGAGATGGTGGATAAGCTTGATATGGATCAGCTGCAAAATCATCTTAGAAAAAAAGTAGATGGGAAGAAGTACCTACTTATGTTGGATGATGTGTGGAATGAGGATCAAGAGAAGTGGCTTAGCTTGAAGGACTTGTTAATGGGTGGTGGAAAAGGTAGTAGAATACTAATAACCACTCGTAGTAAAATTGTTGCAACGATATCAGACACAGCTAAACCATACACCTTAAGGGGTTTGAATGAAGAGCAAAGTTGGTCTTTATTTAAGGAAATGGCTTTTAAAGATGGAAAAGAGCCGGAGAATTCAATAGTTAAGGCAATTGGGGTGGAGGTTGCAAGAAAATGTCAGGGAGTTCCCCTCGCTATAAGGACAATAGGTGGGATGTTGCGCACCAAAGATCAAGAAACAAAATGGTTgaatttcaaagaaaagaaactatcaaaaataaatcagaaagaaaatgacattttaCCAACACTTAAACTGAGTTATGATGTGCTCCCATCACATTTGAAGCATTGTTTTGCTTACTGTAGTTTGTTCCCGCCTGATTATGAGATCTCTGTAGAGCAATTGATTAGACTTTGGGTGGCCCAAGGGTTCATTAAATCATTTGATGAAAACGAGGGTTTGGAGGATGTTGCGTATGAATATTATAGGGAGTTGTTGCAGAGATCGttttttcaagaagaaaaaacagaTGAGTTTGGTATAATAAGTTGTAAAATGCACGATCTCATGAATGAACTCGCAATCTTAGTGTCGGGGGCTGGAAGCGCTGTAGTTGATCTGAACAGAAagaattttcatgaaaagcTTTGTCATGTATCTTTCAATTTTAATATTGATTTGTCGGAATGGGAAGTGCCAACATCCTTGCTAAAAGCAAGCAAGATAcgaacctttctttttcttcggcAACAAAGTTGGAGTGATCGCCAAAGTTCCTCACGTAATGCATTTTATAGCACaattgtttcaaattttaagttaTTGCGTATGTTGAGTCTCAATGAAATGGGAATTAAAAGAGTACCTAAATGtcttaaaaaaatgaaacatttgAGATATCTTGATCTTAGTGGGAATCCCATGGAGAGACTTCCAGATTGGATAGTTGGACTTTCGAatttggaaacactagatttcAGATGGTGTGATAGGCTTGTGGAATTGCCCAGagacattaaaaaaatgatcaacTTGAGGCATCTCATGTTGGAAGGCTGTAGGGAATTGAGTGGAATGCCACGTGGAATTGGTGAATTGAATGGTGTTCGTACATTGAATAGATTTGTTTTGAGCGAAAGCAATTGTTTGGGGAGGGGCGGTAGTGCTGGTCTTGCTGAGCTGGGGACCCTTAAGGAATTAAGGGGAGACTTAAAAATTGATAAGTTGAGGCATGTGGTGTCAGAATCAAATGTTGGTACACCTCTCAAGGACAAACACCTTGATGAGTTGCATTTAGTCTGGAAAGAGGGAGAAGATATAAGCGCGGTTGATGAGGAGGATATTATAAAGTCAATGGAAGTATTGCAACCCCATTCTAATCTAAAGCAGTTGGAAGTGTACGGCTATAGTGGTGTGAGGTTTGCGAGTTGGTTTTCTTCTCTCATAAATATTGTTAATCTCGAATTGTCGTTTTGTACGAGATGCCAACGTCTTCCGCCCTTGGATCATTTGCCTTCCCTTAAGTCTCTTACATTGGTTGCGTTCGACAAGCTGGAGTACATATCAGAGAATGAGAGCAGTATTAGTATGAGTGATGACATGATGAGGATCTCATTCTTTCGCTCCCTGGAAAAGCTCTGGATACTTGGTAGCCCTGTTCTGAAGGGATGGTGGAGGGCCCACACTCATAAcagtgcttcttcttctt contains the following coding sequences:
- the LOC137733928 gene encoding disease resistance protein RGA2-like, translating into MAEGVLFNIAERIIVRLGNCAFQKIGSIWGVQDELNKLKETVAGFQDVLLDAEQKQANNNEVKWWLQSVEDAVYEADDVLDEFNTEVQRRQVMRDNTKLSKVRLFFSSSNQLVFGLEMSHKIKDINKRLSEVASRRPSDLNNNREDTRFILRERVAHSFVPKENIIGRDEDKKAIIQLLLDPISTKNMSTISIVGFGGLGKTALAQLIFNDEVIQNHFELKLWICVSNVFELDILAKKILKFDPLDKHQLEMVDKLDMDQLQNHLRKKVDGKKYLLMLDDVWNEDQEKWLSLKDLLMGGGKGSRILITTRSKIVATISDTAKPYTLRGLNEEQSWSLFKEMAFKDGKEPENSIVKAIGVEVARKCQGVPLAIRTIGGMLRTKDQETKWLNFKEKKLSKINQKENDILPTLKLSYDVLPSHLKHCFAYCSLFPPDYEISVEQLIRLWVAQGFIKSFDENEGLEDVAYEYYRELLQRSFFQEEKTDEFGIISCKMHDLMNELAILVSGAGSAVVDLNRKNFHEKLCHVSFNFNIDLSEWEVPTSLLKASKIRTFLFLRQQSWSDRQSSSRNAFYSTIVSNFKLLRMLSLNEMGIKRVPKCLKKMKHLRYLDLSGNPMERLPDWIVGLSNLETLDFRWCDRLVELPRDIKKMINLRHLMLEGCRELSGMPRGIGELNGVRTLNRFVLSESNCLGRGGSAGLAELGTLKELRGDLKIDKLRHVVSESNVGTPLKDKHLDELHLVWKEGEDISAVDEEDIIKSMEVLQPHSNLKQLEVYGYSGVRFASWFSSLINIVNLELSFCTRCQRLPPLDHLPSLKSLTLVAFDKLEYISENESSISMSDDMMRISFFRSLEKLWILGSPVLKGWWRAHTHNSASSSSSTENLSLPSFPRLSTLSIDECPNLTSMPLYPNVEKIHLDKSSWKVVDSLFVRGASDITHDVGVDVSASSSSPHLSKLTHLTLRGIEDLASLPEEISNLTSLQHLQIIYCSNLASLPEGIRGLPCLNTLQIQRCPMLSERCKKETGEDWFKIAHIQSIEIDES